The DNA window GTAGATCACGTCGGCAATCAGGTACAGGTCGATGCCGCGATCGCTCATTCGCTGGCGGATGGATTTGAGGTACGCACCGGCGTTGATCATGTCGCGGACGAGGTAGACCGTCACGACCGCCTTGCCGCCAAACCGCAGATACTGCGGATGCTTCAGGTAGGTGTCGGCGAGGTGGTCGAAGTGCTCGACCATGCGGTCGCCGGCGGTCGGGCTATGGGCCGGGTTTCCCTCGGCCGGCTTGCCGCTCGCGGCCTTGCCGTCCGTCAACTTCGCCGCCAGGTCGATCGGTTTGCCGGCGGGGGTGTCCAGCGCCAGCGGCGTTTCGTAGAGCAGCGCGAAGCGAAAGTTCGCGCTCGCCAGCTCCGGCAGGACGGCATCCTTCAGGTTCTTTCCTTCCCGGCCGTCGGCCTTGAGCCAGGAGACCAGGAAGAAGTCGATGTCTGCCTGCTTCGCGAAGCGGATGTGCTCGGCGGCAACCTTGCGGTCGTCGCTGGTGTACCAGCCGAGCGCCGGCGTATTACAGACGGGCTCGTTCGTCCAGCGTTCCTTGTAGTACCAGGGATAGTAATACGCGCCGACCAGCCGTTCCCCGGTCGACGCGGCGCGCTGCGTGGGCGGAACCGGTTGGGCCGGCTCGGCCGTCCATGCGGTCACGCCTGTCGTCGCGAGTGCGAGCACCAGCGCGATGCAAGACACCACACCG is part of the Humisphaera borealis genome and encodes:
- a CDS encoding glycoside hydrolase family 99-like domain-containing protein; protein product: MVSCIALVLALATTGVTAWTAEPAQPVPPTQRAASTGERLVGAYYYPWYYKERWTNEPVCNTPALGWYTSDDRKVAAEHIRFAKQADIDFFLVSWLKADGREGKNLKDAVLPELASANFRFALLYETPLALDTPAGKPIDLAAKLTDGKAASGKPAEGNPAHSPTAGDRMVEHFDHLADTYLKHPQYLRFGGKAVVTVYLVRDMINAGAYLKSIRQRMSDRGIDLYLIADVIYWESPDKLDWAFLKEHFQAVTAYNMYYRPKFLDAVQKQFKSADSAARAQGMRLIPNVMPGYDDTPLRGTERVTINRRRGQFYRENWGVASAFVGPDQPFLLITTFNEWHEGTEVEPSTEYGDMYLKLTRELTAGIRGR